A window from Symphalangus syndactylus isolate Jambi chromosome 22, NHGRI_mSymSyn1-v2.1_pri, whole genome shotgun sequence encodes these proteins:
- the LOC129472535 gene encoding lipoxygenase homology domain-containing protein 1-like yields MWNCSNWEVFIITSDLPDAGTSSQIYIILYGQHRSSAPIYLYGTDGARFQVGHEDIFTITVGDIGALFKICIGHTNSGPSPSWHCKEIQLHNTNSGKQFYVPDQRRLARDQEDGEICREFPLLSKGQPVLPGRKDSTPGSTDKTCLPKY; encoded by the exons atgtggaact gtagTAACTGGGAAGTTTTTATAATCACCAGTGACTTGCCAGATGCAGGGACCAGCTCACAGATTTATATTATTCTGTATGGACAACATAGAAGTTCAGCCCCCATATATCTTTATGGAACAGATGGGGCTCGATTTCAGGTTGGCCATGAAGACATATTTACT ATAACAGTTGGAGACATTGGAGCACTCTTTAAGATTTGTATTGGTCATACCAACTCTGGACCCTCCCCTTCCTGGCACTGCAAGGAG atACAATTGCATAATACgaattctggaaaacagttttaTGTACCTGATCAACGACGGTTGGCGCGAGATCAAGAAGATGGGGAAATCTGTCGAGAATTTCCTCTTTTAAGTAAAGGACAACCCGTCCTTCCAGGTAGGAAAGATTCAACTCCAGGTAGCACAGATAAAACTTGTTTGCCTAAATACTGA
- the LOC129472518 gene encoding LOW QUALITY PROTEIN: oxygen-regulated protein 1-like (The sequence of the model RefSeq protein was modified relative to this genomic sequence to represent the inferred CDS: deleted 1 base in 1 codon), which yields MSDTPSTGFSIIRPTSSEGQVPPPRHLSLTHPAVAKRISFYKSGDPQFGGVRVVVNPGSFKSFDALLDNLSRKVPLPFGVRNISTPRGRHSITRLEELEDGESYLCSHGRKVQPVDLDKARRRPRPWRSSRAISAHAQSHPVAVAAPSMLRAPRSLVVFRNGDPKTRRVVLLSKGVTQSFEAFLQHLTEVMQRPVVKLYATDGRRVPSLQAVILNSGAVVAAGREPFKPGNYDIQKYLLLARLPGISQRVYPKGNAKSESRKISTHLSSSSRSQIYSVSSEKTHNNDCYLDYSFVSENYLALEKNDSQNLPIYPSEDDIEKSIIFNLDGTMRVEMKVRFRIKEEETIKWTTTVSKTGPSNNDEKSEMSFPGRTESRSCGLKLAACSFSADVSPMERSSNQEGSLAEEINIQMTDQVAETCSSASWENATVDTDIIQGTQDQAKHRFYRPSTPGLRRVRQKKSVIGSVTLVSETEVQEKMIGQFSYSEERESGENKSEYHMFTHSCSKMSSVSNKPVLVQINNSDQMEESSLERKKENSLLKSSAISAGVIEITSQKMLEMSHNNGLPLTISNNSIVEEDVVDCVVSDNKTGIKNFKTYGNTNDRFSPISADATHFSSNNSGTDKNISEAPSSEASSNVTARIDRLINEFAQCGLTKLPKNEKILSSVTSKKKKKSRQQAINSRYQDGQLATKGILNKNERINTKGRITKEMIVQDSDSPLKGGILCEEDLRTSDTVIESNTFCSKSNLNSTISKNFHRNKLNTTQNSKVQGLLTKRKSRSLNKISLGAPKKREIGQRDKVFPHNESKYCESTFENKSLFHVFNILEQKPKDFYAPQSQAEVASGYLRGMAKKSLVSQVTDSHITLKSQKKHKGDKLKASAILSKQHATTRANSLASLKKPDFPEDIAHHSIQNYIQSWLQNINPYPTLKPIKSAPVCRNEMNVVNCSNNSFSGNDPYTSSGKISNFVMESNKHITKIVSLTGDNLCKEGDKSFITNDTGEDLHETQVGSLNDAYLVPLHEYCTLSQSAINDHNTKSHIAAEKSGPDKKLVYEEINPARKRQSVEIAIQVDPIEEETPKDLLPVLMLHQLQASVPGIHKTQNGVVQMPGSLADVPFHSAICNSSTNLLLAWLLVLNLKGSMNSFCQVDAHKATNKSSETLALLEILKHIAITEEADDLKAAVANLVESITSHFGLSEKEQDMVPIDLSANCSTVNIQSVPKYSENERTQGISSLDGGCSASEACAPEVCVLEVTCSPCEMCTVNKAYPPKETCNLSDTFFPSDGYGVVQTSMIKACFLGEICSLTDTMFSDKACAQKENHIYEGACPIDETYVPVNVCNTIDFLNSKENTYTDNLESTEELERGDDIQKDLNILTDPEYKNGFNTLVSHQNVSNLSSCGLCLSEKEAELDKKHSSLHDFENCSLRKFQDENAYTSFDMEEPRTSEEPGSITNGMTSSERNISELESFEDLENHDTDIFNTVVNGGEQATEELIQEDVEACKTLELIDISSKNIMEEKRKNGIIYEIISKRLATPPSLFFCYDSKQNSEKETNEGETKMVKMMVKNMETGSYSESSPDLKKCIKSPVTSDWSDYRPDSDSEQPYKTSSDDPNDSGKLTQEKEYNIGFVKRAIEKLYSKADIIKPSFFPGSTRKSQVCPYNSVEFQCSRKATLYDSEGQSFGSSGQVSSGSPMLQEFQEERQDKCDVSGVRDNYYRGDMLEPGTKQNDHSRILTDIEEGVLIDKGKWLLKENHLLRTSSENRGMCGNADTTSVDTLLDNNSSEVPYSHFGNLAPGPTMDELSSSELEELTQPLELKCNYFNMPHGSDSEPFHEDWLDVHNETCAKERIANHHTEEKGNHQSESICTSVTHSFISAGNKVYPVSDDAIKNQPLPGSNMIHGTLQEADSLDKLYALCGQHCSILTVIIQPMNEEDRGFAYRKESDIENFLGFYLWMKIHPYLLQTDKNVFREENNKASMRQNLIDNAIDDIFDQFYFNNTFDLMGKRRKQKRINFLGLEEEGNLKKFQPDLKERFCMNFLHTSLLVVGNMNSNTQDLSNQTNEIFKAVDENNNLLNNRFQGSRTNLNQVVKENINCHYFFEMLGQVCLLDICQVETSLNISNRNILEELCMLEGENLFIWEEEDIINLTDLESSREQEDL from the exons ATGAGTGATACCCCTTCTACTGGTTTTTCCATCATTCGTCCTACTTCTTCTGAAGGTCAAGTTCCACCCCCTCGCCATTTGAGCCTCACTCATCCTGCTGTGGCCAAGCGGATCAGTTTCTACAAGAGCGGAGACCCCCAATTCGGCGGGGTCAGGGTGGTGGTCAACCCTGGCTCTTTTAAGTCCTTTGATGCTCTGCTGGATAACTTGTCCAGGAAGGTGCCCCTACCTTTTGGAGTGAGGAACATCAGCACCCCTCGGGGCAGGCACAGTATCACGCGCCTGGAGGAGCTGGAGGACGGCGAGTCGTACCTATGTTCCCACGGCAGGAAGGTGCAGCCTGTAGACCTGGACAAAGCCCGTCGGCGCCCGCGGCCCTGGCGCAGTAGCCGGGCCATCAGCGCACATGCGCAGTCCCACCCCGTCGCCGTCGCTGCCCCCAGCATGCTCCGCGCCCCACGGAGCCTGGTGGTCTTCAGGAATGGCGACCCGAAGACGAGGCGCGTGGTTCTTCTGAGCAAGGGGGTCACCCAGAGCTTCGAGGCATTTCTACAGCACCTGACAGAGGTCATGCAGCGCCCGGTGGTCAAGCTGTATGCTACGGACGGAAGGAGG GTTCCCAGCCTCCAGGCAGTGATCCTGAACTCTGGAGCTGTGGTGGCAGCAGGAAGGGAGCCATTTAAACCAGGAAATTATGACATCCAAAAATACTTGCTTCTTGCTAGATTACCAGGGATCTCTCAGCGTGTGTACCCCAAGGGAAATGCAAAgtcagaaagcagaaaga TAAGCACACATCTGTCTTCAAGCTCAAGGTCCCAgatttattctgtttcttctgaGAAAACACATAATAATGATTGCTACTTAGACtattcttttgtttctgaaaattaCTTGGCCTTAGAAAAGAATGATTCTCAGAATTTACCAATATATCCttctgaagatgatattgagaaatcaattatttttaatctagATGGCACTATGAGAGTTGAGATGAAAGTTCGATTCagaataaaagaggaagaaaccaTAAAATGGACAACTACTGTCAGTAAAACTGGTCCTTCTAATAATGATGAAAAGAGTGAgatgagttttccaggaagaaCAGAAAGTCGATCATGTGGTTTAAAGCTTGCAGCATGTTCGTTCTCTGCAGATGTGTCACCTATGGAGCGAAGCAGTAATCAAGAGGGCAGTTTGGCAGAGGAGATAAACATTCAAATGACAGATCAAGTGGCTGAAACTTGCAGTTCTGCTAGTTgggagaatgctactgtggacaCAGATATCATCCAGGGAACTCAAGACCAAGCAAAGCATCGTTTTTATAGGCCCTCTACACCTGGACTAAGAAGAGTGAGACAAAAGAAATCTGTGATAGGCAGTGTGACCTTAGTATCTGAAACTGAGGTTCAAGAGAAAATGATTGGACAGTTTTCCTATAGTGAAGAAAGGGAAAGTGGGGAAAACAAGTCTGAGTATCACATGTTTACACATTCTTGCAGTAAAATGTCATCAGTATCTAACAAACCAGTACTTGTTCAGATCAATAACAGTGATCAAATGGAGGAGTCATcgttagaaagaaaaaaggaaaacagtctGCTTAAGTCAAGTGCAATAAGTGCTGGTGTTATAGAAATTACAAGTCAGAAGATGTTAGAGATGTCGCATAATAATGGTTTGCCATTAACTATATCAAATAACTCAATTGTGGAGGAAGATGTAGTTGATTGTGTGGTATCGGACAACAAAACTGGTATCAAGAACTTCAAAACTTATGGTAACACCAATGATAGGTTCAGTCCTATTTCAGCAGATGCAACCCATTTTTCAAGTAATAACTCTGGAACTGACAAAAATATTTCTGAGGCTCCATCTTCAGAAGCATCCTCTAATGTCACTGCAAGAATTGACAGACTAATTAATGAATTTGCTCAGTGTGGTTTAACAAAActtccaaaaaatgaaaagattttgtCATCTGTTaccagcaaaaagaagaaaaaatctcgACAGCAAGCAATAAATTCCAGGTATCAAGATGGACAGCTTGCAACCAAAGGAATTCTTAATAAGAATGAGAGAATAAACACAAAAGGTAGAATTACAAAGGAAATGATAGTGCAAGATTCAGATAGTCCTCTTAAAGGAGGGATACTTTGTGAGGAAGACCTCCGGACAAGTGATACTGTAATTGAATCAAATACTTTTTGTTCCAAAAGTAATCTCAATTCCACGATTTCCAAGAATttccatagaaataaattaaatactactCAAAATTCCAAGGTTCAAGGACTTTTAACCAAAAGAAAATCTAGATCACTAAATAAAATAAGCTTAGGAGCacctaaaaaaagagaaatcggTCAAAGAGATAAAGTGTTTCCTCACAATGAATCTAAATATTGCGAAagtacttttgaaaataaaagtttatttcatgtatttaacATCCTTGAGCAAAAACCCAAAGATTTTTATGCACCGCAATCTCAAGCAGAAGTGGCATCTGGGTATTTGAGAGGAATGGCAAAGAAGAGTTTAGTTTCACAAGTTACTGATTCACACATAACtttaaaaagccagaaaaaaCATAAAGGGGATAAATTGAAAGCAAGTGCTATTTTAAGTAAACAACATGCTACAACCAGGGCAAATTCTTTAGCTTCTTTGAAAAAACCTGATTTTCCTGAGGATATTGCTCATCATTCAATTCAAAATTATATACAGAGTTGGTTGCAAAACATAAATCCATATCCAACTTTAAAGCCTATAAAATCAGCTCCGGTATGTAGAAATGAAATGAATGTGGTAAATTGTAGCAATAATAGTTTTTCAGGGAATGATCCCTATACAAGTTCtggaaaaataagtaattttgttATGGAAAGTAATAAGCACATAACTAAAATTGTCAGTTTGACAGGAGATAATCTATGTAAAGAGGGAGATAAGTCTTTTATTACCAATGACACTGGTGAAGATCTCCATGAGACACAGGTTGGATCTCTGAATGATGCTTATTTGGTTCCCTTGCATGAATATTGTACTTTGTCACAGTCAGCTATTAATGATCATAATACTAAAAGTCATATAGCTGCTGAAAAATCGGGACCAGATAAAAAACTTGTTTACGAGGAAATAAACCCAGCTAGAAAAAGGCAAAGTGTAGAGATTGCCATTCAAGTAGATCCTATAGAAGAGGAAACTCCAAAAGACCTCTTACCAGTCCTGATGCTTCACCAATTGCAAGCTTCAGTTCCTGGTATTCACAAGACTCAGAATGGAGTTGTTCAAATGCCAGGTTCACTTGCAGATGTTCCCTTTCATTCTGCAATATGTAATTCATCCACTAATCTCCTTCTAGCTTGGCTCTTGGTGCTAAACCTAAAGGGAAGTATGAATAGCTTCTGTCAAGTTGATGCTCACAAGGCTACCAACAAATCTTCAGAAACACTTGCATTATTGGAGATTCTAAAGCACATAGCTATCACAGAGGAAGCTGATGACTTGAAAGCTGCTGTTGCCAATTTAGTGGAGTCAATTACAAGCCACTTTGGACTCAGTGAGAAAGAACAAGACATGGTTCCAATAGATCTTTCTGCAAATTGTTCCACAGTCAACATTCAGAGTGTTCCTAAGTACAGTGAAAATGAAAGAACACAAGGAATCTCCTCTTTGGATGGAGGTTGCTCTGCCAGTGAGGCATGTGCCCCTGAAGTCTGTGTTTTGGAAGTGACTTGCTCTCCATGTGAGATGTGCACTGTAAATAAGGCTTATCCTCCAAAAGAGACATGTAACCTCAGTGACACTTTTTTTCCTAGTGATGGTTATGGTGTGGTTCAGACTTCTATGATTAAGGCTTGTTTCCTAGGAGAGATCTGTTCACTTACTGATACTATGTTTTCTGATAAGGCTTGTGCTCAAAAGGAGAACCATATCTATGAGGGAGCTTGCCCAATTGATGAGACCTACGTTCCTGTCAATGTCTGCAATACCATTGACTTTTTAAACtccaaagaaaacacatataCTGATAACTTGGAATCAACTGAAGAGTTAGAAAGAGGTGATGACATtcagaaagatctaaatattttgaCAGACCCTGAATATAAAAATGGCTTTAATACATTGGTGTCGCATCAAAATGTCAGTAATTTAAGCTCCTGTGGCCTTTGCCTAAGTGAAAAAGAAGCAGAACTTGATAAGAAACATAGTTCTCTACAtgattttgaaaattgttcactAAGGAAGTTTCAGGATGAAAATGCATATACTTCATTTGATATGGAAGAACCAAGGACTTCTGAAGAACCAGGCTCAATAACCAACGGCATGACATCAAGTGAAAGAAACATTTCAGAATTGGAATCTTTTGAAGACTTAGAAAACCATGACACTGATATCTTTAATACAGTGGTTAATGGAGGAGAGCAAGCCACTGAAGAATTAATCCAAGAAGACGTAGAGGCTTGTAAAACTTTAGAATTGATAGACATCTCTAGTAAGAATAttatggaagaaaaaaggaagaatggtATAATTTATGAAATAATCAGTAAGAGGCTGGCAACACCACCATCTTTA TTTTTTTGCTATGATTCTAAGCAAAATAGTGAAAAGGAGACCAATGAAGGAGAAACTAAGATGGTAAAAATGATGGTGAAAAACATGGAAACTGGAAGTTATTCAGAGTCGtctcctgatttaaaaaaatgcatcaaAAGTCCAGTGACTTCTGATTGGTCAGACTATCGGCCCGACAGTGACAGTGAGCAGCCATATAAAACATCCAGTGATGATCCCAATGACAGTGGCAAACTTACCCAAGAGAAAGAATACAACATAGGATTTGTTAAAAGGGCAATAGAAAAACTTTACAGTAAAGCAGATATTATCAAACCATCTTTTTTTCCTGGCTCTACCCGCAAGTCTCAGGTTTGTCCTTATAATTCTGTGGAATTTCAGTGTTCCAGGAAAGCAACTCTTTATGATTCTGAAGGGCAGTCATTTGGCTCTTCTGGGCAGGTATCTAGTGGTTCACCTATGTTGCAGGAATTCCAGGAAGAAAGACAAGATAAGTGTGATGTTAGTGGTGTGAGGGACAATTATTATAGGGGTGACATGTTAGAACCTGGTACAAAACAAAATGATCATAGCAGAATCCTCACAGACATAGAGGAAGGAGTACTGATTGACAAAGGCAAATGGCTTCTGAAAGAAAATCATTTGCTAAGGACGTCATCTGAAAATCGTGGCATGTGTGGCAATGCAGACACCACATCAGTAGACACCCTACTTGATAATAACAGCAGTGAGGTACCAtattcacattttggtaatttggCCCCAGGCCCAACCATGGATGAACTCTCCTCTTCAGAACTCGAGGAACTGACTCAACCCCTTGAACTAAAATGCAATTACTTTAACATGCCTCATGGCAGTGACTCAGAACCTTTTCATGAGGATTGGCTGGATGTTCACAATGAAACCTGTGCCAAGGAAAGAATAGCAAATCACCATACAGAGGAGAAGGGTAATCATCAGTCAGAAAGCATATGCACATCTGTCACTCATTCCTTTATTTCTGCTGGTAACAAAGTCTACCCTGTCTCTGATGATGCTATTAAAAACCAACCATTGCCTGGCAGTAACATGATTCATGGTACACTTCAGGAAGCTGACTCTTTGGATAAACTGTATGCTCTTTGTGGTCAACATTGCTCAATACTAACTGTTATTATCCAACCCATGAATGAGGAAGACCGAGGATTTGCATATCGCAAAGAATCTGATATTGAAAATTTCTTGGGTTTTTATTTATGGATGAAAATACACCCATATTTACTTCAGACAGACAAAAATGTGTTCAGGGAAGAGAACAATAAAGCAAGTATGAGACAAAATCTTATTGATAATGCCATTGATGATATATTTgatcaattttatttcaataacacATTTGACTTGAtgggtaaaagaagaaaacaaaaaagaattaacttcTTGGGGTTAGAGGAAGAAGGtaatttaaagaaatttcaaCCGGATTTGAAGGAAAGGTTTTGTATGAATTTCTTGCACACATCATTGTTAGTTGTGGGTAATATGAATTCAAATACACAAGACCTCAGCAATCAGACAAATGAAATCTTTAAAGCAGTCGATGAGAATAACAACTTATTAAATAACAGATTCCAGGGCTCAAGAACAAATCTCAACCaagtagtaaaagaaaatatcaactgTCATTACTTCTTTGAAATGCTTGGTCAAGTTTGCCTCTTAGATATTTGCCAAGTTGAGACCTCCTTAAATATTAGCAAcagaaatattttagaagaacTTTGTATGCTTGAGGGTGAAAATCTTTTCATTTGGGAAGAGGAAGACATAATAAATTTAACTGATCTTGAAAGCAGTAGAGAACAAGAAGATTTATAA